The Salvelinus fontinalis isolate EN_2023a chromosome 24, ASM2944872v1, whole genome shotgun sequence genome has a segment encoding these proteins:
- the LOC129822164 gene encoding vacuolar protein sorting-associated protein 26B-like has protein sequence MSFFSFGQSAEIDVVLTDAETRKKAEHKTEDGKKDKYFLFYDGETVSGKINVTLKNPGKRLEHQGIKIEFVGQIELYYDRGNHHEFVSLVKDLARPGELTQSQTFDFEFTHVEKPYETYTGQNVKLRYFLRATVSRRLNDISKEMDIVVHTLSTYPELNSSIKMEVGIEDCLHIEFEYNKSKYHLKDVIVGKIYFLLVRIKIKHMEIDIIKRETTGTGPSVYHENDTIAKYEIMDGAPVRGESIPIRLFLAGYEMTPTMRDINKKFSVRYYLNLVLIDEEERRYFKQQEITLWRKGDVVRKSMSSQATIGAQRFEGSASSESALEKAAREDSG, from the exons ATGAGTTTCTTCAGTTTTGGCCAAAGTGCAGAAATTGATGTAGTTCTGACTGATGCTGAGACGAGAAAGAAGGCTGAACATAAGACTGAAGATGGGAAGAAGGACAAATATTTCCTATTTTATGACGGGGAGACTGTGTCTGGAAAGATCAACGTTACACTGAAGAACCCTGGGAAAAGACTGGAACATCAAGGGATCAAAATCGAATTTGTAGGCCAGATTG AGCTGTACTACGACAGAGGAAACCATCATGAGTTTGTCTCCCTGGTGAAAGATCTTGCAAGGCCTGGAGAGCTTACTCAGTCACAGACCTTCGACTTTGAGTTCACCCATGTTGAGAAGCCCTATGAGACCTACACAGGCCAGAATGTGAAGCTGCG GTATTTTCTGCGTGCCACGGTGAGCAGGAGACTGAATGACATCAGTAAAGAGATGGATATTGTGGTGCACACACTCAGCACGTACCCAGAGCTCAACTCGTCAATAAAAATGGAAGTTGGGATTGAAGACTGTCTCCACATTGAGTTTGAGTACAACAAATCCAA GTACCACCTGAAAGACGTAATTGTGGGTAAGATCTACTTCCTGCTGGTGCGGATTAAGATAAAGCACATGGAGATTGACATCATCAAACGGGAGACAACTGGCACCGGTCCTAGTGTATACCATGAAAATGACACCATCGCCAAATATGAGATCATGGATGGGGCTCCTGTCCGGG GAGAGTCAATTCCAATCCGGTTGTTTCTGGCTGGCTATGAGATGACCCCCACCATGCGAGACATTAATAAGAAGTTCTCTGTGCGTTACTACCTTAACCTGGTGCTgattgatgaggaggagagacgcTACTTCAAACAGCAG GAAATCACACTGTGGAGGAAAGGGGATGTGGTGAGGAAGAGCATGTCGAGCCAGGCCACCATCGGAGCCCAGCGGTTCGAGGGCTCAGCCAGTTCCGAGAGCGCTCTGGAGAAGGCGGCGAGGGAGGACAGCGGCTAA
- the jam3a gene encoding junctional adhesion molecule 3B, translating into MALQRLTAVFILYSILGYIPSRGVILRTTDKTVWANEFEPIELTCLIESISTNNPRIEWKKIKNGVPSYVYFQNQISGDLEHRAQLIQPANLLILNTSRADTAEYRCEVAAIDDHKHFDEILISLAVRVKPVVPRCSVPVAVTVGTSSELRCLENEGFPASQYRWFRNNEELPQDPKSSPKFINSTYSINADTGGLKFRRMRKEDAGEYYCQAKNEAGHAQCPAQLMEVYDVDIVGIFLKVLAALAGFTIVMVGVYHAHKHGCFSSGKDHTGTNYKPPAADDGVEYAEADEGHFRHKSSFII; encoded by the exons GCTACATTCCATCACGTGGAGTAATCCTCCGAACCACAGACAAGACTGTGTGGGCAAATGAATTTGAAC CTATTGAGTTGACCTGCTTGATAGAGTCCATCTCAACAAACAACCCCAGAATCGAATGGAAGAAAATCAAAAACGGTGTCCCTAGTTATGTGTACTTTCAAAATCAAATTTCGG GGGACTTGGAGCACAGAGCCCAGCTGATCCAGCCAGCCAAcctactgatcctcaacaccagcCGTGCAGACACTGCAGAGTACCGCTGTGAGGTCGCTGCCATTGATGACCACAAACACTTTGATGAAATTCTAATCAGTCTTGCTGTCAGGG TAAAGCCTGTGGTGCCCAGGTGCAGTGTGCCTGTGGCAGTGACTGTTGGCACGTCCTCTGAGCTGCGCTGCCTAGAGAACGAGGGCTTCCCTGCCTCACAGTACCGCTGGTTCCGCAACAACGAGGAGCTTCCCCAGGACCCAAAGAGCAGCCCCAAGTTCATCAACTCCACCTACTCCATTAATGCTGACACGGGTGGTCTG AAATTCCGCAGGATGAGGAAGGAGGATGCGGGGGAGTATTACTGCCAGGCAAAGAATGAAGCTGGACATGCACAGTGTCCCGCACAGCTGATGGAAGTCT ATGATGTCGACATAGTGGGGATTTTTCTGAAGGTGTTGGCGGCATTGGCCGGATTCACTATTGTGATGGTGGGGGTTTATCATGCACACAAACATGGCTGCTTCTCCTCCGGCAAGGATCACACAGGAACCAA ctacAAACCGCCAGCGGCAGATGATGGTGTTGAATATGCCGAAGCAGATGAG GGTCACTtccggcacaaatcatcatttaTAATTTGA